AAGTCGGTGCTGGCCAAAGTGCGGGGCACCGTTAAGTTTCCGGGCACGGCCAACGTAAAGCCGGGCAGCGTGGTGCAGCTCAAGGGCCTGGGGGCGCGCTTCAACGGGGCCGCCTACGTCTCGGAAGTAACGCACGCCATTGCCGACGGCAACTGGACCACCGAAGTGGGCCTGGGCCTGGATGAGCACTGGTTTACAGAGCGCAATCCGGACCTGAATAACACCCCGGCGGGCATCGTGCCCGGCGTGCAGGGCCTTTATAACGCGGTGGTTACCAAAATCAATGCTGACCCCGACAACCAGTTCCGGGTGCAGGTCACGGTGCCGATTATGCAGAATAAGACCCTCTGGGCCCGGTTAGGGCTGCCCTACGCTTCCTCCGGCAACGGGCTCTACAGCTTTCCCGAGGTGAGCGACGAGGTAATCCTGGGCTTTTTCAACAACGACCCGCAATTTCCCGTGATTCTGGGCAGCCTCTACAGCAGCGGCCGGGCCCCGGGCTACACCCCCGACGAGAAAAACGCCACCAAAGCCTGGACCACGCCTAATAAGCTCACCCTGGCGTTCGACGACGAGAAAAAAGTTATTACCCTCAAGACGCCCGGCAACAACCAGCTCATTATCAGCGACGACGCCAAGGGCATCACCATCTCCGACCAGAACAACAACAAGATTGAGCTGTCCTCGTCCGGCATTTTGCTTAAAAGCGCGGGCAGCATTCAGCTCAAAGCCCAGACCGACGTGCAGGCCGAAGCCAGCACCGGCAACGTGACGCTCAAGGCCACCCAGAAACTATCGTTCGAAGGCCTGGAAGTGGCCGGCACCGCCCAAACCCAGCTTAAAATGAGCGGCTCCGTGAGCGCCGAGCTTTCCGCCAGCGGCCAGACCACCGTGCGCGGGGCCATGGTCATGATCAACTAAGCTTTCCTTACCGCAACTCTCTTTCTACCAACCGCTTTCCTCTTCACGCTATGCCCTTCGCCGCCCGCCTTACCGACATGCATACCTGCCCCATGCAAACCCCGGCCGTGCCGCCTATTCCGCACGTGGGCGGCCCCATCGTGGGCCCGGGCGTGCCCACGGTGCTCATCGGGGGGCTGCCCGCGGCCGTGCTCGGCGACTCGGCCGTGTGCGTTGGTCCACCCGATTCTATTGTCATGGGCTCTACCACGGTCATGATTGGTGGCAGACCGGCGGCCCGCATGGGCGACCCCACGGCCCACGGGGGCAGCATTGTGCTGGGCTTCCCTACAGTCCTGATTGGCGGCTAAGCAACCCTACTTCTTCATGGAACACGGCATTGCCTCTTTTCTGG
Above is a genomic segment from Hymenobacter cellulosivorans containing:
- the vgrG gene encoding type VI secretion system tip protein VgrG produces the protein MPDTSTDLVTYRILTDGQEISSAYIVEALEVYKAVNRISTAFVHIHDGSPSDEDFPISDSATFLPGAAITIQAGYHTEDTTIFQGIIVKHGIEVREGQAPMLVLECRDKALKMTVGRKSQVFADSTDSAAISQIIGTYGLSTAVDSTSTTHASLVQYYCTDWDFIVARAEANGLVVLSEQGKLTVTKPDPSASPVLTLTYGDALLSFALQLDASSQYKSVTSQGWDFKNQQMLEATAATPSAKGPGNVTSPTLADVVSPDVYSLQTSAALDKPSLQSWADALQLKSVLAKVRGTVKFPGTANVKPGSVVQLKGLGARFNGAAYVSEVTHAIADGNWTTEVGLGLDEHWFTERNPDLNNTPAGIVPGVQGLYNAVVTKINADPDNQFRVQVTVPIMQNKTLWARLGLPYASSGNGLYSFPEVSDEVILGFFNNDPQFPVILGSLYSSGRAPGYTPDEKNATKAWTTPNKLTLAFDDEKKVITLKTPGNNQLIISDDAKGITISDQNNNKIELSSSGILLKSAGSIQLKAQTDVQAEASTGNVTLKATQKLSFEGLEVAGTAQTQLKMSGSVSAELSASGQTTVRGAMVMIN
- a CDS encoding PAAR domain-containing protein, encoding MPFAARLTDMHTCPMQTPAVPPIPHVGGPIVGPGVPTVLIGGLPAAVLGDSAVCVGPPDSIVMGSTTVMIGGRPAARMGDPTAHGGSIVLGFPTVLIGG